In a single window of the Hoyosella subflava DQS3-9A1 genome:
- a CDS encoding DUF998 domain-containing protein — MGLAAVISAVAAITFIVVFMCDGWTRPGYNPVRHAVSALALGYRGWIQTSNFLVCGVAIAAGGVAVAGVTWPLGAVISVFGLALVASGVFPMDAMRAYPPGTPDTTPATLSRRHRWHDRAGAVAFMCMPVMPAIAAFSSAFGWEVRGYSAVTAVAATVLVSRFGSAWEKDDDRTGVWQRAALIAALVWLAIISTVVAVR; from the coding sequence TGTGTGACGGGTGGACGCGGCCGGGATACAACCCGGTCCGCCACGCAGTGAGCGCATTGGCGCTCGGTTATCGCGGATGGATCCAGACTTCGAATTTCCTTGTCTGTGGTGTGGCGATTGCGGCCGGCGGAGTCGCGGTCGCCGGTGTCACGTGGCCACTCGGCGCGGTGATCAGTGTTTTCGGTCTCGCACTGGTCGCGTCGGGCGTGTTCCCGATGGACGCAATGCGCGCGTATCCCCCCGGTACTCCAGACACGACACCGGCAACCTTGTCGCGCCGTCACCGTTGGCATGACCGCGCTGGTGCGGTCGCGTTCATGTGTATGCCTGTGATGCCGGCGATTGCGGCGTTCAGCAGCGCCTTTGGCTGGGAGGTGCGCGGGTACTCCGCAGTCACCGCGGTGGCGGCAACGGTCCTGGTCAGCCGTTTTGGAAGTGCCTGGGAGAAGGACGATGACCGAACCGGCGTCTGGCAACGTGCGGCCCTCATCGCTGCGCTGGTATGGCTTGCGATCATCAGCACGGTGGTCGCTGTTCGCTAG
- a CDS encoding sulfite exporter TauE/SafE family protein, with protein MTAQMLAAVLAAVAIGTVLQRVSGTGVGLVVAPTLAVLLGPVQGILATNIITSMSGALITLYVWKYVDWRRYAVLAPAAVIGAVPGALVVRAVPASWLQISIGGLVLLTLAITYLVRTLPHLEGPAATGLAGTAGGFFNTTAGIAAPAMVVYALVSRWDQRAFAATMNPVFMTMGLVSFLVKVAFGATGQEGLPPWWMLLAVAATVVVATFGGGLVARRVSPGMARALALSLAGAGAVVAIVRGTLALAG; from the coding sequence GTGACAGCGCAGATGCTCGCCGCGGTTCTCGCCGCGGTGGCGATAGGGACTGTGCTGCAGCGTGTTTCTGGAACAGGTGTCGGGCTGGTTGTGGCACCGACGCTGGCGGTTCTGCTGGGCCCGGTGCAGGGGATCTTGGCCACGAACATCATTACGTCGATGTCCGGCGCGCTGATCACGCTGTACGTCTGGAAGTACGTGGATTGGCGGCGCTACGCGGTGCTTGCCCCAGCGGCCGTGATCGGGGCAGTCCCCGGCGCTCTGGTGGTGCGTGCTGTGCCCGCCTCCTGGCTGCAGATCAGTATCGGGGGGCTCGTGTTGCTGACCCTGGCGATCACGTACCTTGTGCGGACCTTGCCACACCTGGAGGGTCCGGCCGCCACCGGGCTCGCTGGGACAGCCGGGGGATTCTTCAACACAACGGCGGGTATCGCGGCACCCGCGATGGTCGTGTATGCCCTCGTGTCCCGCTGGGACCAGCGCGCCTTCGCCGCCACCATGAACCCAGTGTTCATGACGATGGGGCTCGTGTCTTTTCTGGTCAAAGTTGCGTTCGGAGCGACAGGGCAGGAAGGGCTGCCACCATGGTGGATGCTCCTAGCGGTGGCTGCGACGGTTGTGGTTGCGACCTTCGGTGGTGGACTTGTCGCCCGCCGCGTCTCGCCGGGCATGGCGCGCGCGCTCGCACTGTCGCTAGCGGGAGCGGGTGCCGTGGTGGCGATCGTTAGGGGAACGCTCGCCTTGGCCGGTTAG
- a CDS encoding ABC transporter substrate-binding protein has product MSHPARLASRGRFRIGAIGAVLSAAALLTGCGAFPEASGASESPGSDETTTVRYQGWASQVGFNELAEDLGYFDNVELEWVGNTISGPQDIQSVATNQIDVGGAFNGAVVKLAATGAPITPVIAYYGADSENYHGYYVLEGSPIRSARDLIGKKIGVNTLGAHHEFIIREWLAQQGLTKDEIAQVELVVVPPVNTEQALRQGQIDAGTLGSVFRDTALDRGGIRPLFTDESLFGSFSYGTQIFRNDFIEQNPEAVADYVQGVSRAIRWAQTTPREEVIEKFREIIESRGRNESTEFIEHWKSTGVGNSGGVIDEKEIQIWIDWLVRNGELAEGQLTASDVFTNEFVPYANGTLDPASGPNGEEVEAR; this is encoded by the coding sequence ATGTCTCACCCAGCTCGTCTAGCCTCCAGAGGGCGATTTCGTATCGGCGCAATTGGCGCCGTACTGAGCGCAGCAGCTCTTCTAACCGGATGCGGTGCTTTTCCTGAGGCTTCCGGGGCTTCAGAATCACCAGGCAGCGATGAGACAACCACTGTCCGCTATCAGGGCTGGGCAAGCCAGGTCGGCTTTAATGAGCTAGCAGAAGACCTCGGATATTTCGACAATGTCGAGCTCGAGTGGGTTGGCAACACCATCAGCGGACCGCAAGATATCCAGTCCGTCGCGACCAATCAGATTGATGTGGGTGGCGCGTTCAACGGTGCGGTTGTCAAGCTCGCGGCCACCGGGGCGCCTATTACGCCGGTGATAGCCTATTACGGAGCCGATAGCGAAAACTACCACGGCTACTATGTGCTCGAAGGCAGCCCGATTCGTTCCGCGCGCGATCTCATCGGGAAAAAGATCGGCGTGAACACGCTTGGTGCGCATCACGAATTCATCATTCGGGAATGGCTTGCTCAGCAGGGTCTGACGAAGGACGAGATCGCACAGGTCGAACTGGTCGTCGTCCCGCCGGTGAATACTGAACAGGCGCTGCGACAGGGACAGATCGATGCCGGAACCCTGGGAAGCGTTTTCCGGGATACCGCGCTCGACCGCGGCGGAATTCGGCCACTTTTCACAGACGAGTCGCTATTCGGTTCCTTCAGTTACGGCACGCAGATCTTCCGCAACGATTTCATCGAACAGAACCCTGAAGCGGTAGCCGACTATGTGCAGGGAGTGTCTCGTGCGATCCGGTGGGCCCAAACGACGCCGCGGGAGGAGGTAATCGAGAAGTTCCGGGAGATCATCGAATCTCGTGGCCGCAATGAAAGTACTGAATTCATTGAGCACTGGAAGAGCACAGGTGTAGGGAACTCCGGTGGCGTGATTGACGAGAAAGAAATCCAGATCTGGATCGACTGGCTCGTCCGTAACGGGGAACTGGCTGAAGGCCAGCTGACCGCATCTGACGTGTTTACTAACGAGTTTGTGCCGTATGCAAACGGGACGCTTGATCCGGCGAGTGGTCCAAATGGTGAAGAGGTCGAGGCACGCTAA
- a CDS encoding ROK family transcriptional regulator: protein MTVTPISARHVPSAPVIVASPRFERSESPPAAILRVAVQEGPLARERAAQLTGSSIATVNRHVSALLSAGLLRERADLSASGAVGRPRVPFETNHEPFATLGIHIGAAVTTLVASDIRGKLLGGIRIATPLGHQLTALASIAQSAASFTARFRRQFLWAGIALGGRVDPRSGTATHPRLDWLDAPVGEVIGEALGVPVSVSPHVEAMAAAELLFTPTQDAASANERSSLYFYARETVGTALTLDGRVHTPNSGPGSISHFPTGSSVACPCGRNGCLEATVSDQAMIDRGIERGVLSPDTASITELHHKARAGDPSATAILTERAEVLGQIVAMLRDLFNPDDVILGGQAFTQFPEAMPAFAQSFARNTALLGRNVLVTGFGNRVQEHAAAAVALSVLHADPLAALQKAHLAQTAHTVGAV from the coding sequence GTGACTGTTACGCCTATTTCTGCTCGCCACGTCCCATCCGCACCGGTAATCGTGGCGTCGCCCCGGTTCGAGCGGTCGGAAAGCCCCCCTGCCGCGATACTGCGTGTCGCCGTACAAGAGGGGCCGCTCGCGCGGGAGCGAGCGGCGCAGCTGACCGGTTCCAGCATCGCCACCGTGAATCGCCACGTGTCCGCCCTCCTTTCGGCAGGCCTGCTGCGGGAACGAGCCGACCTCTCCGCGTCTGGCGCCGTTGGGCGGCCGCGCGTGCCCTTCGAAACGAATCACGAACCGTTCGCCACACTCGGCATCCACATCGGGGCGGCGGTAACCACATTGGTTGCGAGTGACATACGCGGCAAGCTCCTTGGCGGCATACGGATAGCAACACCGCTCGGCCACCAGCTGACCGCACTCGCATCCATTGCGCAGAGCGCAGCATCGTTCACCGCGCGGTTCCGGAGGCAATTCCTCTGGGCCGGAATCGCACTCGGCGGGCGGGTGGATCCACGGTCCGGCACCGCAACTCATCCCAGGCTCGACTGGCTTGACGCACCCGTCGGCGAGGTAATCGGTGAAGCGCTGGGAGTCCCCGTATCGGTCTCCCCCCACGTTGAAGCGATGGCCGCCGCGGAGTTGCTCTTCACACCCACGCAAGATGCGGCCTCCGCGAATGAGCGAAGCAGCTTGTACTTCTATGCACGCGAAACGGTCGGCACCGCGCTGACCCTTGATGGACGGGTACATACACCGAACAGCGGTCCAGGCTCCATCTCGCACTTCCCTACCGGGTCGAGTGTGGCGTGCCCGTGTGGCCGAAACGGTTGCCTCGAGGCCACAGTGAGCGATCAGGCCATGATCGACCGAGGGATCGAGCGCGGTGTGCTCTCTCCCGATACGGCGTCAATCACTGAGCTGCACCATAAAGCGCGCGCGGGAGATCCGTCAGCAACAGCGATCCTGACAGAACGTGCCGAGGTTCTCGGACAGATCGTCGCGATGCTGCGCGATCTGTTCAACCCGGATGACGTGATACTCGGCGGCCAGGCCTTCACGCAGTTTCCTGAAGCGATGCCTGCTTTCGCACAGTCTTTCGCCCGCAACACCGCACTCCTGGGCAGAAACGTGCTGGTGACTGGATTCGGAAACCGAGTCCAAGAACATGCTGCAGCGGCTGTCGCACTCAGTGTGCTCCATGCTGATCCGCTCGCAGCGCTGCAAAAAGCACACCTCGCCCAGACTGCCCACACAGTCGGCGCTGTCTAA
- a CDS encoding winged helix-turn-helix transcriptional regulator produces MVESQDLAHMCGMSVAIEVVGGKWKLHIMWVLGDGPQRFGQIRRMLGGVSEKVLTEQLRQMEADGVVHREFFPEIPPRVEYSLTALGEELKVALKSLEDWGEKRRGDLLAEASSA; encoded by the coding sequence CTGGTGGAGTCACAGGACCTTGCTCACATGTGCGGTATGAGCGTTGCCATCGAGGTGGTGGGCGGAAAATGGAAGTTGCACATCATGTGGGTGCTCGGTGACGGCCCGCAACGCTTCGGACAGATTCGGCGGATGCTCGGCGGTGTCAGCGAGAAGGTGCTGACGGAGCAGCTGCGCCAGATGGAGGCCGACGGCGTTGTGCACCGTGAGTTCTTTCCGGAGATCCCCCCGCGCGTTGAGTATTCGCTCACCGCGCTCGGTGAAGAACTGAAAGTCGCGCTGAAGTCTCTTGAGGATTGGGGAGAGAAGCGGCGCGGAGATCTGCTCGCTGAAGCCTCTTCGGCGTGA